One Aegilops tauschii subsp. strangulata cultivar AL8/78 chromosome 7, Aet v6.0, whole genome shotgun sequence genomic window carries:
- the LOC141028098 gene encoding NADH-ubiquinone oxidoreductase chain 6-like, translating into MRLLAPAFKFHFKGGRRTMILSVLSSPALVSGLMVVRAKNPVHSVLFPILVFCDTSGLLILLGLDFSAMISPVVHIGAIAVSFLFVVTMFNIQIAEIHEEVLRYLPVSGIIGLIFWWEMFFILDNETIPLLPTHRNTTSLRYTVYAGKVRSWTNLETLGNLLYTYYSVWFLVSSLILLVAMIGAIVLTMHRTTKVKRQDVFRRNALDSRRNIMNRTISPFGHSHRRSFSSKAEGGESQDSYDPAYIDFLRARLGFFPGLVPNLDKLLSVLKPEEILFLAFRFPRDANMFKLPLKNIKDMIKEAMAKEEENRNKPPVEGCEDRRMTAEESQKLLEAFSFLWDKKKIWNY; encoded by the coding sequence ATgcgtcttcttgctccagcatTCAAGTTCCATTTCAAGGGAGGACGACGTACCATGATACTTTCTGTTTTGTCGAGCCCTGCTTTGGTCTCTGGTTTGATGGTTGTACGTGCTAAAAATCCGGTACATTCCGTTTTGTTTCCCATCCTAGTCTTTTGCGACACTTCTGGTTTACTTATTTTGTTAGGTCTCGACTTCTCCGCTATGATCTCCCCAGTAGTTCATATAGGAGCTATTGCCGTTTCATTCCTATTCGTGGTTACGATGTTCAATATTCAAATAGCGGAGATTCACGAAGAAGTATTGCGCTATTTACCAGTGAGTGGTATTATTGGACTGATCTTTTGGTGGGAAATGTTCTTCATTTTAGATAATGAAACCATTCCATTACTACCAACCCACAGAAATACGACCTCTCTGAGATATACGGTTTATGCCGGAAAGGTACGAAGTTGGACTAATTTGGAAACATTGGGCAATTTGCTTTATACCTACTATTCCGTCTGGTTTTTGGTTTCTAGTCTGATTTTATTAGTAGCTATGATTGGGGCTATAGTACTTACTATGCATAGGACTACAAAGGTGAAAAGACAGGATGTATTCCGACGAAATGCCTTGGATTCTAGGAGGAATATAATGAACAGGACTATTTCTCCTTTTGGCCATAGCCATAGAAGAAGCTTCTCCTCCAAAGCGGAGGGAGGGGAATCTCAGGATTCCTATGACCCTGCTTATATCGATTTTTTAAGAGCTCGTTTAGGGTTTTTCCCGGGTTTGGTACCAAATCTGGATAAACTCCTTTCGGTTCTTAAACCTGAGGAAATTCTATTTCTGGCTTTTCGCTTCCCGCGGGATGCGAACATGTTTAAATTGCCCCTAAAGAATATCAAAGATATGATTAAAGAAGCAATGGCTAAAGAGGAAGAAAACAGAAACAAGCCTCCGGTGGAAGGTTGTGAAGATCGTCGTATGACAGCGGAAGAAAGTCAAAAATTGCTAGAAGCATTTTCTTTCCTATGGGATAAAAAAAAGATTTGGAACTATTGA